DNA from Pirellulales bacterium:
CGCCATCTTGGGGAAATAAATGCTGGTAGAGTGATTTCATTTCCTCAGTCGAGTGGCCCATCCATGCGCCAATCTGATCGCGTGGTACGCAAGCACGGGCAAGATTTGCCCCGAATGAATGGCGTAGCACGTGGAAGCCGCGCAAGACTGACCACTTGCTGTCTTTCAGTGTGTACTTGAAATGGTGATAGGCTTCTTTAGGCGTCAGTGCCGCGAAGTCGATGCGCTCTGGCCGCTTGGCCATCTCCAGCGGAGCCGCAATGGTGTACTTACCGCCGGGATGCTCATCGAACCATGCTTTCATCACTTCGGCTAGCTTGGGGTGAAGTTCGACAAACCGGAAGCTACTGGCAAGGTCTCTGCGTCGTTTCTTTTCGCGAAGATTGATTGCCTTATTGTCGAAATCAAAATCTTCAATCTCACTTCGGCAAATCTCACTGCGCCGCGCTCCGGTGTAGGCAGCGAATACAAACATGGGATGAATAAATTCGTGGAGCGCGTTTTTTTTGACGTAAGCGAGCAATTCGACCACTTGGTCATTGTCCAGATATAGGCTGTCCCATAGCTTGTCTTTCTGCGCATCAGTCAAACCACCGCGTTTGATACGCTTTTCGATTTGCCCCCAAGTTTGGAATTTCTCTTTTTCTGCCGGCTTCTCTACCTTTACTGCCCACTTGTGCCGATCATCGTACACCGGGCAATCGCGGCTGACGTATCCACGCTGTTTGGCCCATGCCCAAACTTGCGTAAAGGTAACTAGCTCTTTGTGAATCGTTTCGCCGGCTATTAACTTGCCGGCGCGTTTTTCTCGTGCACGACGATTGACGTACAGTTGAATCTCTTTGATCGTCATCTTGGCTAGCTTAGTCTTACCGCCTAACACGCGGCGGAGATTATTGCAGTGAGTGCGTTCCGTCCCCAGCGTGTTTTCCGCTTTCCCATGCTGATCGGTTAGATAGACATCGCAGGCATCGCCAAGATATACGATGTCGGGGGTCTCCAGCGTCGGCTTGTCGGCAAGTTTGCCGCCGCTTACGATGAAAATCAACGGGTCAGCGTCAGCGGGCATTACAATGCGGCCGCGATGCAAGTCGGAGATGGTTTCCTCAATGCGCGCCTTCATTCCCTCAGCGCTTTTCCTGCTGTCGGTCTTTGCGGACGCCATGAACTGACGCCCACCGTAGCGAAACGAAACGAGATAGTTGCCCGTGCGATTGTCTTGGTGCGTGCTGGCCATAACCTAGTTCCTCTAGCCGTATAACATCGGTATAACAGAATCGCCAATTCCAATGAGATTGCGAACGAATCACATTCGCGTGGCAAATCGTCCTAACTTACGATACAATCGTTAGTTGCAATTAGGATGCGATGCGTTTGCCACTTAGGCGAAATTGGCCCAAAGCAGATTCAAATCCTAGTTCCCCAGCTTCGTGCAATGCAATCCCATGAAAGTGCGGTACAAATGCCATACAGACCACTTAGGCTAGTAAACACAGTCATGTTGAGTTTGCATACCTGCAATGGCTTTTAAGCATGCCGATTCTCCCGTCGGGGAATCTTGAGTGCTCTTTCTCATATGGGGAAACGATTTTTAAAAAAGAAAAATGGCGAGCAAGGCCCGAAGTGGCCATTGTATTCTCGCCATCGACTACACATCCACCAGCGATTACCCAATCGGCCGCAATTTGCGTACTACCGCCTTGGCTGATCGCAGAAGTCAACTCATCCGACCGACCTGCTGAGTCGGCGGCGAAGTTTGGTCAATCCAGCTGCGCCAAGTGCTGCCAATCCAGCAAGCATTAAAGTCGACGGTTCTGGAACGACGTTCGCCGCGACCGGCTCCGAATAGATAAAATCATCCATCGCGACAACATCGACCCGGCTCTCGGAATCCTCCCCTGGCCCCAGGTCCGAGTTGCCCGTGGTAATTCGGACTCGGGCAATTCTTTCGCCTGCATTGCCCATGGCGCCCAAAAACGAAAAGCTGCCATTGGATGTCGTGCCGGGCAATGCATTGAGGCTCAAAATTTGGACGTCCGACGAGTTGAAGAATTCCATCCGAGTAACATTTGGTAAATCGACGTCGGTAAACACAGCGCCAAAACCTGCAACCGTAGCCTGCGTAGCGCCATTCGTGCCCGCCACCGAAAAAGTTACGTCCGTAATATTGCTACCCACGGGCGTGAAAATCCGCTGCGGGCTAAAAGCGCCGAAGGTGGTCGAGTAGCTCGAATTGATGCCCGTCAATGCCGGATCATTGACCGGCGTCTGGAGGAACCCCAAGCCATCGGTCGTAAAGGTGCTGCCGCGCGTATTGGTGAATGCAGTAAGCACCGGTCCACTTGCCGTAGCGGTCGTGGCGCCGCCGCCATCCCAATTGATTTCGCGACGGCCGCCGCTCAACGGTCCAGGGTTATTGCCGTTGTTAATACCGCCCAATGCAGTGCGGAACGAATCGACAGTACTCTGGATCGAGCTCGTCGCCGAATTTCCGCCTGTCGAAAACGTAACAAAGCTTGCGCCTGCTGTGGTTGCGCCCAAAATGAGCGATGCCGCGGCCAAGGCAAACGTCCGGTGCAGGATGGAATGAACTGGTTTCGAAAACATTGAAAATCTCCTTTGTCGTTGAGGAACCAAATTAGAAAGTAAAAGTTGATGTCTCAGCCTCGGTCATCGATCGCCGCGGAAGCGCGCGACCTTATTGGATCACGA
Protein-coding regions in this window:
- a CDS encoding site-specific integrase — encoded protein: MASAKTDSRKSAEGMKARIEETISDLHRGRIVMPADADPLIFIVSGGKLADKPTLETPDIVYLGDACDVYLTDQHGKAENTLGTERTHCNNLRRVLGGKTKLAKMTIKEIQLYVNRRAREKRAGKLIAGETIHKELVTFTQVWAWAKQRGYVSRDCPVYDDRHKWAVKVEKPAEKEKFQTWGQIEKRIKRGGLTDAQKDKLWDSLYLDNDQVVELLAYVKKNALHEFIHPMFVFAAYTGARRSEICRSEIEDFDFDNKAINLREKKRRRDLASSFRFVELHPKLAEVMKAWFDEHPGGKYTIAAPLEMAKRPERIDFAALTPKEAYHHFKYTLKDSKWSVLRGFHVLRHSFGANLARACVPRDQIGAWMGHSTEEMKSLYQHLFPQDGAPRALFI
- a CDS encoding PEP-CTERM sorting domain-containing protein produces the protein MFSKPVHSILHRTFALAAASLILGATTAGASFVTFSTGGNSATSSIQSTVDSFRTALGGINNGNNPGPLSGGRREINWDGGGATTATASGPVLTAFTNTRGSTFTTDGLGFLQTPVNDPALTGINSSYSTTFGAFSPQRIFTPVGSNITDVTFSVAGTNGATQATVAGFGAVFTDVDLPNVTRMEFFNSSDVQILSLNALPGTTSNGSFSFLGAMGNAGERIARVRITTGNSDLGPGEDSESRVDVVAMDDFIYSEPVAANVVPEPSTLMLAGLAALGAAGLTKLRRRLSRSVG